In a single window of the Gossypium hirsutum isolate 1008001.06 chromosome A13, Gossypium_hirsutum_v2.1, whole genome shotgun sequence genome:
- the LOC121212446 gene encoding uncharacterized protein: MISEATEIMEKLKDKKAEYEATASTDNSVNFEDIDNKIINEVLGPERYGRVRFQGSGVNPTQYFGSTSHQYIPSGSQSQAKVQRLKDQIVQIQASTDEQISQLRAEAAAREAEAAAREVEQKRKYNELQLQLQSMMTMFQQFQNPPS; this comes from the exons ATGATATCTGAGGCtacagaaattatg gagaaactaaaagatAAGAAGGCAGAGTATGAAGCGACTGCTTCGACTGATAATTCTGTTAATTTTGAGGATATTGATAACAAAATTAttaatgaagttttgggtcctgaaaggtatggtcgggttagatttcaaggatctggtgttaacccgacccaatattttggatccacctCGCACCAATACATACCTTCCGGGAGTCAAAGTCAAGCTAAAGTTCAGAGGCTAAAAGATCAGATAGTTCAGATACAAGCTAGCACAGATGAGCAAATTTCTCAACTTAGAGCGGAAgcagcagcgagggaggcagaggcagcagcgagggaggtGGAGCAGAAAAGAAAATACAAtgaactccagctacagcttcagtcTATGATGACTATGTTCCAGCAATTTCaaaatccgccatcttag